From Candidatus Neomarinimicrobiota bacterium, the proteins below share one genomic window:
- a CDS encoding SLBB domain-containing protein, with protein sequence MNRLLLGLLVLTGFATGQVRSLSLSGQDRIARPDKIVPPYQAQVRGTALEHPIEPADYIVGPGDRFIISILSPEPYIELATITPTGALVLPRVGTIPVKDLSAEAVSEQVLAFVQTIFPNYQATCALYGIREIRVSISGAVKRPGFHVVTPLSHLTDLMNLAGGVRPQAALHRIELSRDSEATSTLDLTRYYDEGELAQNPLLRGGDRIVIPYGDVNSDLVLVQGLASGLMYHAIRPQETLASFMRRIAHGKNADLTGVILQHQQDGETREQEYVAAARFESVLLQPGDVLFINPIADVAVVGEVRRPGRFAYQPGMKAADYVVYAGGVSRDGSPRAIEITRETGETVRGGDEEVRAGDTIYVARSFNSVFLGQLGMVQAGLTFLNIYLAYLAATSTR encoded by the coding sequence ATGAACCGACTGCTGCTCGGCTTGCTGGTCCTTACGGGATTCGCGACCGGCCAGGTTCGTTCTCTCAGTCTATCCGGTCAGGACAGAATTGCTCGACCTGACAAGATTGTGCCACCCTACCAGGCACAGGTGCGGGGAACGGCACTGGAGCATCCCATCGAACCCGCCGATTATATTGTGGGGCCGGGTGACCGATTCATCATCTCTATCCTGAGCCCCGAGCCATATATCGAGCTGGCCACCATAACCCCCACGGGGGCCTTGGTTTTACCCCGGGTCGGCACCATTCCCGTCAAGGATTTGTCGGCCGAGGCGGTGAGTGAGCAGGTCTTGGCATTTGTCCAGACAATTTTCCCTAACTATCAGGCTACCTGCGCCCTGTACGGCATCCGTGAAATTCGCGTGAGTATCTCCGGCGCGGTCAAGCGGCCTGGGTTCCATGTTGTCACGCCCCTATCCCATCTGACAGACCTGATGAATTTGGCCGGAGGTGTCCGCCCCCAAGCCGCCCTCCACCGGATTGAGCTTTCTCGTGACTCTGAAGCGACCAGCACCTTGGATCTCACCCGCTACTATGATGAGGGCGAGCTGGCCCAAAATCCGCTTCTGCGGGGGGGAGACCGCATCGTTATCCCATACGGCGATGTGAACTCCGACCTGGTTTTGGTTCAGGGATTGGCGTCGGGCCTTATGTACCACGCGATTCGGCCGCAGGAGACGCTCGCATCCTTCATGCGCCGGATCGCGCACGGGAAAAACGCCGATCTGACAGGGGTCATCCTTCAGCATCAGCAGGACGGTGAAACGCGGGAGCAGGAGTACGTTGCGGCGGCACGGTTTGAATCGGTCCTGCTGCAACCGGGCGACGTGCTGTTTATCAATCCTATCGCGGATGTTGCCGTCGTGGGAGAGGTACGCAGGCCGGGGCGCTTCGCCTATCAACCGGGGATGAAGGCGGCCGACTACGTCGTTTACGCCGGCGGTGTCAGCCGCGACGGCTCGCCCCGCGCCATTGAGATCACCCGCGAGACGGGAGAAACGGTGCGCGGCGGTGACGAAGAAGTCCGCGCTGGCGACACCATTTACGTAGCCCGGTCCTTCAACAGCGTCTTTCTCGGGCAGCTGGGGATGGTGCAGGCGGGCCTGACATTTCTGAACATCTACCTGGCTTACCTGGCGGCCACCTCGACGCGATGA